The following are encoded together in the Apodemus sylvaticus chromosome 11, mApoSyl1.1, whole genome shotgun sequence genome:
- the LOC127696528 gene encoding LOW QUALITY PROTEIN: PRAME family member 12-like (The sequence of the model RefSeq protein was modified relative to this genomic sequence to represent the inferred CDS: substituted 1 base at 1 genomic stop codon), protein MMSVQTPPTLQKLAIQSLMKDEALAMSSLQELPPGLFPELFKEAFSGRHIKLMAAMVAAWPFPCLCVGALMKIPNLETFQAVLDGVDMQLKREVHPRRTNLQVLYLRNVHHAFWNIWAGAEDSSCSAEILDKKQEVNPVQPRYALRQRLKVIVDLCIRSCLNEIQANFLKWAQQRKGSLHFCCTKMKIWGLSVKFIRDILNVFDPESITELELNIKWTLLQLTHFAPYFERXEIFAVFLAPLTRSHSIHTFNRTRAQEVKCINKFISQFSQFNCLQHLFMNRVHILRDQMIQVLGCLIMPLESLSITHYQISQRDLDSFSCSQSLFQLKHMKMRSVVLLDLDLLPLSGLLMKVADTLEILYFQECRMKDSQLSALLHALTQCSQLTKINFYNNDFSMPILKDFLQHTVNWSKMNVEQYPAPLECYDELAHVSAERFALHCRELMDTLRTIRQPKDISFATDICRLCAECCVYDKVSRLCHCWQ, encoded by the exons ATGATGAGTGTTCAGACCCCACCCACACTACAGAAGCTGGCAATTCAGAGTTTGATGAAAGATGAGGCTTTGGCCATGTCCTCTCTACAGGAGCTGCCCCCTGGGCTCTTCCCAGAACTGTTCAAGGAGGCCTTCTCTGGCAGACACATCAAGCTCATGGCGGCAATGGTGGCAGCCTGGCCTTTTCCCTGTCTTTGTGTGGGGGCATTGATGAAGATCCCTAACCTAGAAACATTTCAGGCTGTTCTAGATGGAGTAGACATGCAACTGAAAAGAGAGGTCCACCCCAG AAGGACAAACCTGCAGGTTCTCTACCTGAGAAATGTGCACCATGCCTTCTGGAACATATGGGCTGGTGCAGAGGACAGCAGCTGTTCAGCAGAGATCTTGGACAAAAAGCAAGAAGTGAACCCAGTCCAACCCAGATATGCACTGAGGCAGCGTCTGAAGGTCATAGTTGACCTGTGCATCAGGTCCTGCCTCAATGAAATACAAGCAAACTTCTTGaagtgggcccagcagagaaagggCTCCCTACATTTCTGCTGTACAAAGATGAAGATCTGGGGTCTGTCAGTCAAATTTATCAGAGATATCTTGAATGTTTTTGATCCTGAGAGCATCACAGAATTAGAACTGAATATCAAGTGGACTCTGTTACAACTGACACATTTTGCTCCCTACTTTGAGCGATGAGAAATCTTCGCAGTCTTCCTGGCACCCCTCACAAGATCACATTCCATACATACTTTCAATAGAACAAGAGCTCAAGAAGTCAAGTGTATCAACAAGTTTATTTCTCAGTTCTCCCAATTCAACTGTCTTCAGCATCTCTTCATGAATCGAGTACATATTCTCAGAGACCAGATGATTCAGGTCCTAGG GTGCCTGATAATGCCCTTGGAGAGCCTTTCCATAACTCACTACCAAATTTCACAGAGAGACTTGGATTCCTTCTCCTGCAGTCAGAGCCTATTTCAGCTAAAACATATGAAGATGAGAAGTGTAGTCTTACTAGACTTGGACCTTTTGCCTCTTAGTGGTCTCCTCATGAAAGTGGCAGACACTCTTGAGATTCTGTATTTTCAGGAGTGTAGGATGAAGGACTCCCAGCTCAGTGCCCTCCTACATGCCCTCACACAATGCTCTCAGCTCACCAAGATCAACTTCTACAACAATGATTTCTCCATGCCCATCCTTAAGGACTTTTTGCAGCACACAGTCAATTGGAGCAAGATGAATGTAGAACAataccctgcccctctggagtgctatgatGAGTTGGCTCATGTCTCTGCAGAAAGATTTGCCCTACATTGTCGGGAGCTCATGGATACACTCAGGACAATAAGGCAGCCCAAGgacatctcctttgctacagatATCTGCAGATTATGTGCTGAGTGCTGTGTCTATGACAAGGTGTCCAGACTTTGCCATTGCTGGCAGTAA